One Edaphobacter flagellatus genomic region harbors:
- a CDS encoding PadR family transcriptional regulator, which yields MKSTPKSTMQAGALAMLILRVLRSGPLHGYAIAQRIHVLSKEVLEVEEGSLYPALQKILLKGWASAEWGISETNRKVRFYRLTAAGRKQLEAELEDYDRLTEAIKAVLRTA from the coding sequence ATGAAATCTACACCTAAATCGACGATGCAGGCTGGGGCGCTGGCGATGCTGATTCTGCGGGTGCTGCGGTCGGGGCCGCTGCATGGGTACGCCATTGCGCAGAGGATCCATGTGCTTTCGAAGGAAGTGCTGGAGGTGGAAGAGGGCTCGCTGTATCCGGCGCTGCAGAAGATTCTGCTGAAGGGATGGGCGAGCGCGGAGTGGGGGATCTCGGAGACGAACCGGAAGGTGCGTTTCTATCGTCTGACGGCGGCTGGACGCAAGCAGCTGGAGGCGGAGCTGGAGGACTACGATCGTCTGACCGAGGCGATCAAGGCGGTTCTGCGGACGGCATAG